The following proteins are co-located in the Macaca thibetana thibetana isolate TM-01 chromosome 6, ASM2454274v1, whole genome shotgun sequence genome:
- the LOC126956257 gene encoding 39S ribosomal protein L49, mitochondrial-like, whose amino-acid sequence MAVTMFRAALRGWRTGVQRGCGLRLLSQTQGPPDYPSFVESVDEYQFVEHLLPATRIPDPAKHEHYPTPNGWQPPRDPPPNLPYFVRRSRMHNIPVYKDITHGNQQMTMIWKVEGYIWALQKDVEDLLGPLLGKTPVTQVNEVTGTL is encoded by the coding sequence ATGGCAGTTACCATGTTCCGGGCTGCGCTGCGGGGATGGAGAACTGGTGTCCAGCGGGGCTGCGGGCTACGGCTGTTGAGTCAGACGCAGGGCCCTCCAGATTACCCCAGCTTTGTGGAGTCTGTGGATGAATATCAGTTTGTGGAGCACCTGTTACCAGCTACGAGGATCCCAGATCCCGCAAAACATGAACATTATCCTACCCCTAATGGCTGGCAGCCTCCCAGAGACCCCCCACCCAACCTGCCCTACTTTGTACGACGCTCTCGGATGCACAACATCCCTGTCTACAAGGACATCACGCATGGCAACCAGCAGATGACTATGATCTGGAAAGTGGAAGGGTACATTTGGGCCCTGCAGAAAGATGTGGAAGATCTTCTGGGCCCACTGCTGGGGAAGACACCCGTCACCCAGGTCAATGAGGTGACAGGTACCCTGTGA